A section of the Parasteatoda tepidariorum isolate YZ-2023 chromosome 6, CAS_Ptep_4.0, whole genome shotgun sequence genome encodes:
- the LOC107456452 gene encoding uncharacterized protein isoform X2, which yields MAHPKSWFHDTTSKMCILFLIVVLANDVIAYDSTSLEDYSSESDEPRRINDHDNGLRYYQRYRNMDEATVKRALTLLARLKPPYVGMSGINTRSDIVTRGGFARPLGQPLRWG from the coding sequence ATACTACCAGTAAGATGTGCATTCTGTTCCTGATCGTGGTTCTCGCCAATGACGTCATTGCATACGATTCTACATCTCTAGAAGATTATTCTTCTGAGTCTGATGAGCCAAGAAGGATCAACGATCATGATAATGGCCTTCGATATTACCAACGCTACAGGAATATGGATGAAGCCACTGTCAAACGGGCACTGACACTCCTGGCTCGCTTGAAACCTCCATACGTAGGAATGTCCGGAATCAATACTCGATCTGATATAGTCACACGAGGGGGATTTGCAAGGCCTCTTGGGCAACCTCTGAGATGGGGTTAA